Genomic window (Arachis hypogaea cultivar Tifrunner chromosome 13, arahy.Tifrunner.gnm2.J5K5, whole genome shotgun sequence):
cagaaccatgctaAAATCCCGGTAAATGTGTTGAGAGTCCCACTGACCATGGAAGCTTGACTGCTTGAGGAAGAAATTGATGGGGCAAGTTTTAGCTTTGGGAATTTTTCAGTCCTTAAAGAAGAACTCTTAGCTTTTCTGCTTACAAAAAGAACTTTTAGCTTTTCTGGTCAGATTGAAGGCATTACCCCGTATTCCAAGGAAGTGTGATCTGTGATTAGGGTTCTTTAATGTTTTTGGAGTCTAAAAAGATTTTGGTCACCAAGAGACATAATGGGCCAGGCCTAACATCGAGATTTCCGTTCTCTCTGTATCCAAAGGAGCCCAGTAGAGCATAGATTAatctattttcttttcaattttataatttaatggcTTAATACGTGCATTCAATTATATAACATCACATCCgttaaaataacaattttttatattgataacATGAATGGTCATCTAAAAAAACGAATATAATTACACGACTGTGTAAAACATTTTACactataaatacattaaaattaaacttttactTAGTATAACTCTAAATttacataaaaattttcaattaatcaTATCTTGTACAAAAAAAATGTACTGATCATATGAATAAATATTAGCAACTACTAATATGATAAATAGTCATATAAAGTTATTttcgtataaaaataataattaaaaattattaaataatttaattaatgtcaattttgaatcagattttcaataaggaaacaaaaagtattatgtTAATAAATATTGAAGAGCATATACAATTCAATCttaaaaaatattcaaagattagcataatttattattttttattattatttttaattattaatctaattttttagtcttataattcaataatatatttttaatctacacttttaaatattaataactaaatacaagtaaaaaataataaatattaccgTTTAGCAttcttcctcaatcttcattctatATTCAGATAATTTTTATGTGTAATCAACCACTTTATATAACTATTTTAGTGACGTAAAGAAATTAAGTCTTTTAAATATCCATTTTTGAATCCTTAAAACACAAGAAGTTCAGCGCGTTTGTTTTTAAGAACGACATTGAGAGAGGAACacaaagatagaaaattatatttgACAGATAATACAAAAGTAGATACATTGtgtctaaattttttatataaaaaaatagaataaattagacttttataattttattagaatttatcaacaaacaaaatataagaatactaatttttatatctttatcttatcttattcttaGTGTCTTGTCTTGTTCTACGCACCCTTCAAGCTGAGTATCTGGATTCTGGCATGCTTTCCAAGCTTGCCATTTTCTTGGTTGCAGGCtgttcattattcatcatcataacATCTCCAAATTCTTCCCCTGCCTTTGGACCCCGAACTCTGAAAGCGGCTTTGTCATAAGCTAAAGCTGCTTCTTCAGCTGTATCAAATGTTCCAAGCCACAGTCTTGCACCTTTCTGGGATGAATCTCTAATCTCGTCTTGCCTTAATTACTTCTATCTTCTTCTCCTTTGATTTCGCATCATCGCCTCCCTCAATTTTCAGATTGGCCTGCCACCATAGTACAATCTTCTTcttcagtattattattattgcttgtaTATCTTGTAGAAGAACATCCTCTAAGATTTCTTCCCAAACATTTATACTCCACTTGTATTCGGTTTGGTCTAATatgagtcacaaaataaatacacattcaagctattttaaaatttaaaatttgtcaaTAAATCATTTTTAGACCTGTAAAATAAATGAATGAGTCTGTTACTCTGTTAGACTTGTTTGAACATGGTAAAATACAaatcaatatataaaaaattttcacaattagaaatttattaaatttatataattttgtatATACATTTTACGTACTTGTTAATTGTTTGAGTCACCGATTTTTGTCAAATATATCTTGTCAAACTAAACATTATTGTATAAGACTATATACAAAGGTGGTTAAGACTTAAGAAGCTATATCTATCGAAGGTTTTGGAAATGTTTGTTGAACTTGCCAACCAATGCTACCAAATTTTCACCTTGAAGGCTTGAAATAAGCGTGAGATACCCCATATATATTTCGGTCATGAAAATCGATCTTATATTATTGCACTCTATAATATCCGGAATTAGTTCATCCAAAGAGAAATGCTACGAAATTCACGAGCATGAAAATATTTCCCTATTATAAGATTTAATTTCGGGGTATTCATCATGGCAATCTCATCAGATGCACATCGTCCCTTGCaccaattttattattattatttcattttcatgatttattGCTTGTTATGCTTTACGGTTACAATGATTGGAGCTTCAAACAACCGTAATAAGGTGTCTGCTTTATATGTGTTTGGAGACTCCACAGTAGACCCGGGAAACAACAACTACATTAGGACTGCTTTCAAGAGCAATTTTGAACCCTACGGTAGAGATTTTGCAAATCAAGTTCCCACTGGAAGATTCACCAATGGAAAGCTAGGCACTGATTTTATTGGTAACAACTTTAATTTGATTGATTCTGTATGtgcatattaaatttaatttcttaCTAGCTATAGTGATATGACATTATTATTATGCACAGTTTCGTATTTAGGCCTTAAAGAGTTTTTGCCACCATATTTGGATCCAAATCTCACAAATCAAGAACTCATCACAGGAGTCAGCTTTGCCTCTGCTGGTTCTGGTTATGACCCACTTACACCAACTCTCAGTGTATCTATAACACTACTCTCTTTCTTTATCTACATCTTATTTATCACATCCCTGAAATGGTTATAATTTCCTTTTTTTCCCTCAAATATATGTTTCATGCCTAGCTTTAATTTGTCAATttggttaaaaatatttttatacaaaattactTACTTAAATcctctttatgtttagatataGATGGATAGAAGTATTAAATATACATAGAttggttaatttttatttaatttacattgGTCTCTCtattaattgcagaatgtaatttCAATTCGAAAACAGTTGGAACATTTCAAAGAATACAAAAATAGGTTGGAGAAGATTCTTGGTAAACAGAAAACAGAAGATCATATGAAGAACGCTATATTTTTTATAAGTGCAGGGACAAATGactttgttattaattattttacattgCCAATACGAAGAAAGACCTACTCCCTCATAGCATACCACCACTTTTTACTTCAACATGTACAAGATTTCATACAGGTTTGGTTACCAAGTTTTGCTTTCTAATATAATTACAGGGTTACTATTTAATAATAGTATACTATTTCCCCTTTTAAATTGTGTTATAAAGTGTTTAATTTCCATATACTAATGAAAACTCAAGACatgttatatatgtgaatatagtaGGTAGCAGCATGTTACGGTAAATTTtagtgtccaaggccgtgacaggCAGCTTGGAAATTAacaaaattatctcattcaacGTAACCTACTTTGGCATGTATATTAATAGATAGATGATAAATAATGTATAAAAAGATGAAAtataaatatttagaattatgACAGGTTAGGaagatattaataatttaattaacttttataattaattcatAGCAATAAAAAACCGTCAACATACACAAGGAAATAAGATGAAGCTAGGAGTGAggataatttgattattttgtaaaaataatgGATTGAATaatctactatatatatatactctttttttttatttgtgttttcttTAATCAATAACAAACTTAAACTTACCTTActttttaatgtatatatcttTTTATGGACAAATTATTGCAGTTACAACATGATCTTTTTGGTGAGAAAATTACAACACAATCTTTTACCTTCTAAACTGATTGatgttattatttttaacaaaagtcatgaatgaataattataaaagaaaaaatctcAAACAtcaacaattttaatttatattagtcAGAATTTTTAATCATCAATTCAACGTTTTTAGtccatttaattaatatttttaaatattattcattaaaaataataaattataatagtcctatttataaaatattattagtttaaatGCCTTTGTGCAGGGGTGAAGCTAGACTAACTATTTAGGGAGACGGTGTTTAATAATTTACTAAAATTATTACCTGCTGCAAAGTAAAAGTGAGAAATTTGAGTGAATGAAgatattgagaaaaaaaattatattttattttttaaataaaataaattattagactaaaccTAAAACTATTATACTTTGTTAATGTTATATAAAAATagactaatttttttatgaatgaaaGGATGACCGAAAAAGTGTACCAAAAAAAAGGAGAATggctggaaaaaaaaaaaaagagggactatgtttattattccttttttttttaacaaaattaaaaatttggggGGCCATTACCCCCTTTCTATATGTTTAGCTCCGCTCCTGCCTTTGTGCACATATTTTACATTTGACATTAAGAAAAAGTCTAAGAGGTtagcatttttattaaatttggcTAACACttaattagcaaaaaaaaaaaaagaataattttataccattaaatataattttacactattaaaaatattaataataattaattaataactacaaa
Coding sequences:
- the LOC112733564 gene encoding GDSL esterase/lipase At5g45960, which gives rise to MAISSDAHRPLHQFYYYYFIFMIYCLLCFTVTMIGASNNRNKVSALYVFGDSTVDPGNNNYIRTAFKSNFEPYGRDFANQVPTGRFTNGKLGTDFIVSYLGLKEFLPPYLDPNLTNQELITGVSFASAGSGYDPLTPTLSNVISIRKQLEHFKEYKNRLEKILGKQKTEDHMKNAIFFISAGTNDFVINYFTLPIRRKTYSLIAYHHFLLQHVQDFIQELLREGARKLGVVGLPPMGCLPIMITFNSNNALLERGCVDMFSSVARNHNLILQNQLNFMQLNSSMSTGAKIYYVDIYEPLSNMIHGLDDNNGGFDEVDSGCCGSGYIEAAFLCNRASHLCSDASKYVFWDSIHPTEKAYYNMYLASRHVIDILVNA